The following proteins are encoded in a genomic region of Candida albicans SC5314 chromosome 4, complete sequence:
- the PDA1 gene encoding pyruvate dehydrogenase (acetyl-transferring) subunit E1 alpha (Putative pyruvate dehydrogenase alpha chain; fluconazole-induced; protein present in exponential and stationary growth phase yeast cultures; Hap43-induced; Spider biofilm repressed), producing the protein MYRATATSRQLVGTTANILVAKRSMAKAASDLVTIELPASSYEGYNLEVPALSFETEKETLLKMYKDMIIIRRMEMAADALYKSKKIRGFCHLSVGQEAIAVGIENAITPTDTVITSYRCHGFAFMRGASVKSVLAELMGRRSGIANGKGGSMHMFTNGFYGGNGIVGAQVPLGAGLAFSHKYKNDKAVTFDLYGDGASNQGQVFEAYNMAKLWNLPVIFACENNKYGMGTSAARSSAMTEYYKRGQYIPGLKINGMDVLATYQASKFAKDWASQGNGPLVLEYETYRYGGHSMSDPGTTYRTREEVQHMRSRNDPIAGLKAVLLEKEIASEDEIKSYDKAARKYVDEQVAAAEADAPPEAKMDILFEDVYVPGSEIPVLRGRISDDSWDFKNKTFLNKVY; encoded by the coding sequence ATGTACCGTGCAACAGCTACTAGTCGCCAATTGGTCGGTACTACCGCCAATATACTTGTCGCCAAAAGATCAATGGCCAAAGCCGCCTCAGATTTGGTCACTATCGAATTACCAGCCAGCTCCTACGAAGGATACAATTTGGAAGTTCCAGCTTTGAGTTTTGAAACCGAAAAAGAAACcttattgaaaatgtacAAAGATATGATTATCATCAGAAGAATGGAAATGGCAGCCGATGCTTTATACAAgagtaaaaaaattagaggTTTCTGTCACTTGTCTGTCGGTCAAGAAGCCATTGCTGTTGGTATTGAAAATGCCATTACACCAACTGACACTGTCATTACCTCTTATAGATGTCACGGTTTTGCATTCATGAGAGGTGCTTCTGTCAAATCTGTTTTGGCCGAGTTAATGGGTAGAAGATCTGGTATTGCCAACGGTAAGGGTGGATCAATGCATATGTTCACTAACGGATTCTACGGTGGTAACGGTATTGTTGGTGCCCAAGTTCCATTGGGTGCTGGATTGGCTTTCTCCCACAAGTACAAGAACGACAAAGCTGTCACTTTTGATTTGTATGGTGATGGTGCGTCTAACCAAGGACAAGTTTTCGAAGCTTACAACATGGCCAAATTGTGGAACTTACCAGTTATTTTCGCCTGTGAAAACAACAAGTATGGTATGGGTACCTCTGCTGCCAGATCATCAGCTATGACCGAATACTACAAGAGAGGTCAATATATCCCAGGTTTGAAAATCAACGGTATGGATGTGTTGGCCACCTACCAAGCCTCCAAATTCGCCAAAGACTGGGCTTCTCAAGGCAATGGACCTCTTGTTTTAGAATACGAAACTTACAGATATGGTGGTCACTCCATGTCTGATCCAGGTACCACTTACAGAACCAGAGAAGAAGTCCAACATATGAGATCTAGAAACGATCCAATTGCTGGATTGAAAGCTGTTTTGTTAGAAAAAGAGATTGCTTCTGAAGACGAAATCAAATCTTACGACAAAGCCGCTAGAAAATACGTTGATGAACaagttgctgctgctgaaGCTGATGCTCCACCAGAAGCTAAAATGGATATTTTATTCGAAGACGTTTATGTTCCAGGTAGTGAGATTCCTGTTTTGAGAGGTAGAATCTCCGACGATAGTTGggatttcaaaaacaagaCTTTTTTGAACAAGGTCTATTAA
- the MSH2 gene encoding mismatch repair ATPase (Putative DNA mismatch repair factor; transcript regulated by Nrg1; flucytosine repressed; transcript regulated by tyrosol and cell density), with the protein MSSTKIDLKFSDLADERSYFKKYSQLPPKESTTIRFIDHNNHDYFTALGSDADLIAEKIYRTQSVIKHHNQTKYVTISPQNFKESLNYCLQNHFKVEVYHSKTFQLISSGTAGNLDSLSEEFDIDFDFRDGSSSSIAAIKLGNKVGVCVIADSIVHLSEFEDNELYSNLESLLIQLGVKEVVIPANVDNKKFFQMLEKLNDLVVSAAKSFPKDNEQDISKLLDTENLELSLAAKGINSLDYALALSCCGALIDYLDLLNGDKTFEINKYNLSTFMKLDSSTMKALNILPNGTQKAITSIFELFKCKTLGGSRLLSQWLKQPLIDLSLIEERQELVKAMIDDTSLRVEIQEFLSKVPDINRLLKKIGLGVKRSGAENKKLNEVVNLYQLVSLLPNLTEILTIDYYAKPLKKDEQALSKFCELVETTIDLDTSFDKDYKIKPDFDPSLSEISNNMESAFKAINDLYLEAGDDLNLDTASNKLKLEQHQTHGWCMRVTRNDSRVLRGKSQYKELQTVKSGVFFTTIEMKRLSQEYTKAYDEYNVKQSEVIKEILSLTLTYEPVLQSLSSTLAHLDVITCFATTAMLNSYTQPKLFPFESSRKINLIESRHPLLEVQDDINFISNDVKMDDKHFAIITGPNMGGKSTYIRQIGTIALMAQVGSFIPANDGAELPIFDAILSRVGAGDSQLKGLSTFMIEMLETSSILATATANSLIIIDELGRGTSTYDGFGLAWAISEELIKRKCFAVFATHFHELSQLSEKYDGVENLNLMAEQTNEDITLIYKVGPGISNTSFGISVAEKLHMPEKIVNMAKRKVEELSEEPPIKKQCSETEVREGMSRLREILKEWRNNPEINIADSLAKEPNKFINYIVDTL; encoded by the coding sequence ATGTCTAGTACCAAAATAGATCTCAAATTCAGTGACTTGGCTGATGAAAGACTGTatttcaagaaatattCCCAACTTCCACCAAAGGAGAGCACCACAATTAGATTTATTGATCACAACAACCATGACTATTTTACTGCCCTTGGGTCTGATGCCGATTTGATTGCAGAGAAAATCTACAGAACACAGTCTGTCATTAAACACCACAACCAGACAAAGTATGTGACTATTTCCCCACAAAACTTTAAGGAGCTGTTGAATTATTGTTTGCAAAATCATTTTAAAGTCGAAGTTTATCATAGCAAAACTTTCCAGTTGATCTCGTCTGGTACCGCAGGAAACTTGGATAGTCTTTCTGAAGAATTcgatattgattttgattttagaGATGGGTCCAGCTCATCTATTGCTGCTATTAAGCTTGGAAACAAAGTCGGTGTTTGTGTTATTGCTGATTCCATTGTGCACTTGTCTGAATTCGAGGACAACGAATTGTACTCAAACTTGGAAAGtttgttgattcaattaGGGGTCAAGGAAGTTGTCATCCCGGCTAACGTCGACAACAAAAAGTTTTTCCAAATGTTAGAGAAATTAAACGATTTAGTGGTTAGTGCAGCCAAATCATTCCCCAAGGACAACGAGCAGGATATAAGTAAATTATTGGATACTGAGAATTTAGAGCTTTCTTTAGCTGCAAAAGGTATAAACTCACTTGACTATGCATTGGCTTTGTCATGCTGCGGTGCTTTGATTGACTACTTGGATTTGTTGAACGGTGACAAaacttttgaaataaaCAAGTACAACTTGTCGACATTTATGAAATTGGATTCCTCCACTATGAAAGCGTTGAACATTTTACCAAATGGAACACAAAAGGCTATTACGTCTATATTTGAGTTGTTCAAATGCAAGACTTTAGGTGGTTCTAGATTATTGTCACAGTGGTTGAAGCAACCCTTGATCGACTTGTCGTTGATCGAGGAACGTCAAGAATTGGTAAAGGCAATGATTGATGACACTAGTTTGAGGGTTGAAATCCAGGAGTTCTTGTCAAAGGTGCCAGACATTAATCGATTGCTCAAAAAAATCGGTCTTGGTGTTAAACGGTCGGGTGCTgagaacaaaaaattgaacgAAGTGGTCAATTTGTACCAGTTGGTGCTGTTGCTTCCCAATTTGACTGAAATCCTAACCATCGACTACTATGCGAAACCCCTCAAAAAGGACGAACAAGCTTTGTCAAAGTTTTGCGAATTAGTCGAAACCACTATTGACCTTGATACCCTGTTTGACAAAGACTACAAAATAAAGCCCGACTTCGACCCATCCTTGTCGGAAATTTCCAATAACATGGAATCAGCATTCAAGGCCATCAACGACCTTTACTTAGAAGCTGGTGATGATTTGAATCTCGACACAGCAAGTAACAAATTAAAGTTGGAGCAACATCAAACCCATGGATGGTGCATGAGAGTAACTAGAAACGATTCAAGAGTGTTAAGAGGTAAAAGCCAATATAAGGAACTCCAAACAGTAAAGTCCGGTGTTTTCTTTACCACCATCGAAATGAAGAGACTTTCACAAGAGTACACCAAGGCTTACGACGAGTACAACGTCAAGCAATCCGAAGTTATCAAAGAAATCTTGTCGCTTACATTGACATATGAACCAGTACTCCAATCCCTTTCTTCAACTTTGGCACACTTGGATGTCATTACCTGTTTTGCTACTACTGCAATGCTCAACTCATACACCCAACCCAAATTGTTTCCCTTTGAGTCTAGCCGCAAGATCAATTTAATAGAGTCGAGACACCCCCTCCTTGAGGTGCAAGATGATATAAACTTTATTTCCAACGACGTAAAAATGGACGACAAACACTTTGCCATTATTACAGGTCCAAACATGGGAGGTAAATCCACCTATATTAGACAAATCGGTACCATTGCTTTGATGGCACAGGTAGGGTCATTTATACCTGCCAATGACGGTGCAGAATTACCAATTTTCGATGCTATATTATCACGTGTGGGTGCTGGTGACTCGCAATTAAAAGGTTTGTCCACATTTATGATTGAAATGTTAGAGACTTCGTCGATTTTGGCTACTGCAACTGCCAACTCATTGATTATAATTGACGAGTTGGGTAGAGGAACATCTACTTACGACGGATTCGGTCTAGCATGGGCAATATCTGAAGAATTGATCAAAAGAAAGTGTTTTGCAGTGTTTGCCACCCATTTCCATGAATTGAGCCAGTTGTCAGAAAAGTATGATGGagttgaaaatttgaatttaatggCAGAACAGACGAACGAAGATATAACCTTGATTTATAAGGTTGGGCCAGGTATTTCAAATACATCTTTTGGTATTTCTGTCGCAGAAAAGTTACATATGCCAGAGAAGATTGTCAATATGGCTAAAAGAAAAGTCGAAGAATTAAGCGAAGAGCCACCAATTAAAAAGCAATGTTCTGAAACTGAAGTCAGAGAGGGTATGAGCAGATTACGAGAAATTCTAAAAGAATGGAGAAACAACCCAGAAATCAATATTGCTGACTCCTTGGCTAAAGAGCCTAACAagtttataaattatatagTTGACACTTTATAG
- a CDS encoding uncharacterized protein (Protein of unknown function; repressed during core stress response): MLTLDDDLKLVILEYHNYHLSISLEHSIDKTWNYFQSLIPQLTKHALQLIVDSQGVIRKNSISRLNEYTILEYLIKLWTPELDLNDVIDLVANLSSISPLNQDNVINGVERYEDLSRSLTIEEQVSAIFEKSYSNNDIYYLDEINFPVNGEMTTITFSGNLSGTDFLDPLVVTSSVTETFNYYPTGLLNPYHLYIYLLRLNFQLQLQGRKILLVLHNNCWMNRFFTNIEILYISKQLDGYYYKDGMKFPGDYGLKNWLRQSLSHTDIIPNLLFNYNQLIQKLKSDPVMYKFNQLCIGKALDTVGNESLDNYPIKFENGIFVVEGETRGDEFILDYHYSIKDVISIMLRLNNFEKFTPSSPNMDWDKVSDVFVNEIFPSIRNSDLYFKFAILYNELHIKNDQSAIDRSIQPPEVFSIPPDHVTLVDLICKIDDSFKRTVDKSHLLSTLHPEKSGPSLVSSKDEDTSASESEDESRKRPNDSEEEVRTIKKSKILQLLEKNDLHFVDAFEEDEDEESEESADGVDDLLNDSFAGKIKRSKYTPHTSANASIVNGTGSSSNNTPQSNTPVPKDNPVNNPNVPTTSVDNSHQTGKLGMLKSLIDLHPPTSTKLIASGFSFSLPKNTKLSRNFDGSDESSEESTSSITSDDGDQSETVTTTSRIDDIDSSEKRGASNQTQPSEPNVRRVSETSDAPNNNVSVNVNETQMGPEKEHEPLPEGKTEVYGEGEVEITEKTETETETEVNAEDKMEVESEQVESEDEVEADDESESESESESESESESDSGSEYVDESSEISSFKNERRAIRNVRRPPAIISDSSASSGDEEVVDNPRAPVIDTDDSSSNSDEEVVNNPKAFTKVSDDSSSNSDEEIASNFTKKSDGSSSGSDEEIVDKPQSPARVSDHLSSGSDGEIVVNPETPAMDIDDSSSGSDEEIFDQPESPKRVSDQASSSSNQEIVDNPETATKISESSSSEEEIANNPETPTMDIDESSSSSGEEMASNTSKVSDGSASSNDKEVANNPTKVSDGLASSNDEEISNNPETLTKVSEDSSSSSDEEASDSAVMLDGTSSGSDTESSTNPETPPKLNQKQPIANAGGDKNVSNKSEIMVAPLPIATPRVQGLALTPTASTRRAKMVLSKEFVSDSDDITDEGSNANDGIEKDKDDVNLKSIPVKKANDPTVSMSEKVPQPDSKDSSSESSDDSESSESGSGSDSSESSDDSDSSESGSGSDSDSSDESMDSSDEESSESSSSDESPAVKKPELKTTGSKEKPQPVKVQKTPKPIASSIGEPKKVPVPAPAPKTTQRLASLKDLKHPRTTIEMKKPILLSPTKPKKKFSRIFDSSDDDSSESESDSDSEVPMSQLKVGRAPKRSTQATKPPVKSDTSSSDDSSDDGSEGSSDDSSKGSSDDSSSGDSSSDSSSSDSSSSEESSSDESS; encoded by the coding sequence ATGTTGACTTTAGATGATGATCTTAAGTTAGTCATTTTAGAATATCacaattatcatttatCTATATCCTTAGAACACTCTATAGACAAAACATggaattattttcaaagCTTGATTCCACAACTAACCAAACATGCCCTTCAATTGATCGTTGATTCGCAAGGTGTGATTCGTAAGAATTCAATTAGTCGACTAAATGAGTACACTATTTTGGAGTACTTGATCAAGTTATGGACTCCGGAGTTGGATCTTAATGATGTGATTGATTTGGTAGCTAATTTGAGTTCCATCTCCCCATTGAACCAGGACAATGTTATTAATGGGGTTGAAAGGTATGAGGACTTGTCTAGATCACTTACTATTGAAGAACAAGTTTCGGctatttttgaaaagtcgtattcaaataatgatatCTACTACTTGGATGAAATAAATTTCCCTGTGAACGGGGAGATGACCACAATCACATTCCTGGGGAACCTTTCCGGTACTGATTTCTTGGATCCGCTAGTGGTTACATCTAGTGTTACAGAAACATTCAATTACTATCCCACTGGTCTATTAAACCCATATCATCTATATATCTATTTGCTAAGATTGAATTTCCAGTTGCAATTGCAGGGCAGGaaaattttattagttCTACATAACAACTGTTGGATGAATAGGTTTTTTACCAATATTGAGATACTTTACATTAGCAAACAACTAGATGGGTATTACTATAAAGATGGTATGAAGTTTCCTGGCGACTATGgtttgaagaattggttAAGACAGTCGTTGAGCCACACTGATATTATTCCTaatcttctttttaattACAACCAATTGATCCAAAAACTAAAGTCAGATCCCGTGATGTATAAATTTAACCAGCTTTGTATTGGGAAAGCATTGGATACTGTTGGAAACGAGTCTTTGGATAATTATCCCATTAAGTTTGAAAATGGTATTTTTGTCGTTGAGGGAGAAACGAGGGGCGACGAGTTTATACTAGACTATCATTATAGTATTAAGGATGTTATTTCGATTATGCTTAGattgaacaattttgaGAAGTTCACCCCGTCACTGCCAAATATGGATTGGGATAAAGTAAGTGATGTTTTTGTGAACGAAATATTCCCTTCAATCAGGAATAGTGACTTGTACTTTAAGTTTGCTATTCTATATAATGAGTTGCATATAAAAAATGATCAAAGTGCTATTGATAGGCTGATTCAACCACCGGAAGTGTTTTCTATTCCTCCGGATCATGTGACTTTggttgatttgatttgtaaGATCGACGATAGCTTTAAACGAACGGTTGACAAATCTCATTTACTATCAACATTGCATCCTGAAAAGAGTGGTCCTAGTTTGGTGAGTTCGAAAGATGAGGATACGAGTGCTTCAGAAAGTGAAGATGAATCTAGAAAGCGACCAAATGATTCTGAAGAGGAAGTTCGTAcaatcaagaaatcaaaaatattgCAATTATTGGAAAAGAATGACTTGCATTTTGTTGACGcatttgaagaagatgaagatgaggAGTCTGAGGAAAGTGCTGACGGTGTAGATGATTTGCTTAATGACTCGTTTGCTGGAAAGATCAAGAGGTCTAAGTATACTCCGCATACAAGTGCTAATGCATCGATAGTTAATGGCACGGGTTCTCTGTCGAACAATACACCCCAATCAAACACGCCAGTACCAAAAGACAACCCTGTTAATAACCCCAACGTCCCAACGACTAGTGTTGACAATTCCCATCAAACAGGTAAACTTGGCATGTTGAAATCGTTGATAGATTTACACCCACCGACCTCAACTAAACTTATTGCTAGTGGATTTAGTTTTTCCTTGCCAAAAAATACAAAGTTGTCTAGAAATTTCGATGGCAGTGATGAAAGTTCTGAAGAAAGCACATCGAGTATTACAAGTGATGATGGAGACCAATCTGAAACTGTGACGACCACATCaagaattgatgatattgattctCTGGAAAAACGTGGTGCTTCCAACCAAACCCAACCAAGCGAACCAAATGTACGCCGAGTCTCTGAAACATCTGATGctccaaataataatgtgtCAGTGAATGTTAATGAGACTCAAATGGGTCCTGAAAAGGAACATGAACCTTTACCTGAAGGTAAAACTGAAGTTTATGGTGAAGGAGAAGTTGAAATTACAGAAAAAACTGAAACTGAAACTGAAACTGAAGTCAATGCTGAAGATAAAATGGAGGTTGAATCTGAGCAAGTTGAATCGGAAGATGAAGTTGAAGCTGACGACGAGTCGGAAAGTGAATCTGAAAGTGAATCTGAAAGTGAGTCTGAAAGTGATTCAGGAAGCGAATATGTTGATGAATCCTCAGAAATTTCTTCGTTCAAGAACGAAAGGAGAGCCATTCGGAATGTTCGTAGACCACCTGCTATAATTTCAGATAGCTCAGCTTCTAGCGGTGACGAAGAAGTTGTCGATAACCCGAGAGCCCCTGTTATAGATACAGATGACTCGTCTTCGAACAGTGATGAGGAAGTTGTCAATAACCCAAAAGCATTCACAAAGGTCTCGGATGATTCGTCTTCTAACAGTGATGAGGAAATTGCTAGTAACTTTACAAAAAAGTCTGATGGTTCATCTTCTGGcagtgatgaagaaattgttgataagCCACAATCCCCTGCAAGAGTGTCCGATCACTTATCTTCTGGCAGTGATGgagaaattgttgttaaCCCAGAAACACCTGCTATGGATATAGATGACTCATCTTCTGGcagtgatgaagaaatttttgatcAGCCGGAATCCCCTAAAAGGGTGTCAGATCAAGCATCTTCGAGCAGCAACCAAGAAATTGTCGATAACCCAGAAACCGCTACAAAAATTTCAGAATCTTCTAGtagtgaagaagaaattgccAATAATCCAGAAACTCCTACTATGGATATAGATGAATCATCTTCTAGTAGTGGTGAAGAAATGGCTAGTAACACAAGCAAAGTGTCGGACGGCTCGGCTTCTAGTAATGATAAAGAAGTTGCCAATAACCCTACAAAGGTATCAGATGGTTTGGCTTCTAGTAATGACGAAGAAATTTCCAATAATCCAGAAACCCTTACAAAGGTTTCAGAAGACTCATCTTCTAGCAGTGATGAGGAAGCCAGCGACTCTGCTGTTATGTTAGATGGCACATCTTCTGGTAGTGACACCGAAAGTTCCACTAACCCAGAAACACCTCCTAAATTGAATCAGAAGCAACCAATTGCAAACGCTGGTGGTGATAAGAATGTTTCAAACAAGTCAGAAATTATGGTTGCACCGTTGCCAATAGCAACTCCACGTGTGCAAGGTTTGGCGTTGACTCCAACTGCAAGTACAAGACGTGCTAAAATGGTTTTGAGTAAAGAATTTGTTCTGGATAGTGATGATATCACAGATGAGGGATCAAATGCAAATGATGGTATCGAGAAGGATAAAGATGAtgtaaatttgaaatccaTTCCTGTCAAGAAGGCTAATGATCCAACTGTGTCTATGTCTGAAAAAGTGCCACAACCAGATAGTAAGGATAGTCTGAGTGAATCAAGTGACGATTCTGAGTCCAGTGAATCTGGGTCAGGATCTGATTCTAGTGAGTCAAGTGACGATTCTGATTCCAGTGAATCTGGGTCGGGATCTGATTCAGACTCAAGTGATGAGTCAATGGATTCGTCTGATGAAGAGTCGTCTGAGTCCAGCTCTAGTGATGAATCTCCAGCAGTCAAGAAACctgaattgaaaacaacTGGATCTAAAGAGAAGCCTCAACCAGTGAAAGTCCAAAAAACACCAAAACCTATCGCTTCTTCTATTGGCGAACCTAAGAAAGTACCTGTACCTGCACCAGCACCAAAAACGACTCAACGGTTGGCTTCATTAAAAGATTTAAAGCATCCACGTACCACCATTGAGATGAAGAAGCCTATTCTTTTACTGCcaacaaaaccaaagaagaagttttCCAGAATTTTTGATAgtagtgatgatgattcaaGTGAGAGTGAAAGTGATAGTGACAGTGAGGTGCCCATGTCTCAATTGAAAGTTGGACGAGCTCCAAAACGTTCTACACAAGCTACAAAGCCGCCAGTTAAAAGTGATACCTCCTCCAGTGATGATAGCAGTGATGATGGTAGTGAAGGTAGTAGTGATGATAGCAGTAAAGGTAGTAGTGATGATAGTAGTTCTGGTGACAGCTCCAGCGACAGCAGCTCCAGTGACAGCAGCTCAAGTGAGGAAAGTTCCAGCGATGAAAGTAGTTAG
- a CDS encoding uncharacterized protein (Predicted mitochondrial intermembrane space protein; predicted role in phospholipid metabolism; rat catheter and Spider biofilm induced) — MKLFESEHSFNYPWDQVTAANWQKYPNELASHVISVDILQREMINNNTTLRTERLIGCKQPIPKWLSFVVGGATVSYVREVSEVDLVNRTLVMKSMNLTMNNLLLVKETVIYKPDDELPHNKTVFHQSAEITAFASLSRLCDKLEDWSVERFGQNAKSGRLAFENVLNKLTLKWEENGIFENNKILQEVKNLSI, encoded by the coding sequence ATGAAGTTATTTGAATCAGAACATTCTTTTAATTACCCATGGGATCAAGTTACTGCTGCTAATTGGCAAAAATACCCTAATGAATTAGCCTCACATGTTATATCTGTTGATATTTTACAGCGAGAAATgattaataacaatacGACATTGAGAACAGAAAGGTTGATTGGCTGTAAACAACCTATTCCGAAATGGTTATCGTTTGTGGTGGGAGGCGCAACTGTGAGTTATGTGCGTGAAGTCAGTGAGGTTGACTTGGTTAATAGGACCCTAGTGATGAAATCCATGAATTTGACTatgaataatttattattggtaaAGGAAACTGTTATTTATAAACCGGACGACGAATTACCTCATAACAAAACTGTATTCCATCAAAGTGCTGAGATCACTGCATTTGCTTCGTTAAGCAGACTTTGTGACAAGTTGGAAGATTGGTCAGTGGAACGGTTTGGCCAGAATGCCAAATCTGGTAGATTAGCGtttgaaaatgttttgaataaattgacaTTGAAGTGGGAAGAAAATGGGATCTTTGAGAATAACAAGATCTTGCAGGAGGTTAAGAATTTACTGATTTAG
- a CDS encoding uncharacterized protein (bZIP transcription factor; possibly transcriptionally regulated upon hyphal formation; Hap43; F-12/CO2 early biofilm induced; Spider biofilm induced) — protein sequence MVCAHTHPPISGIFFFLLRKNCTPKLYHYFLTTNYMNGEEQVDNYDEFEINNELDFDIEEEIRKIMTLSPMSTPTSTFSPTDSISTVATEPETKANLDTISYVKSLMIDSSKLLGLYSTLKNTYLKLCKEYNYLLTKFNDNEKAKLQLIQENEELKQAMAELLQDRSSKKRRKSRKALA from the coding sequence ATGGTATGTGCACATACTCATCCCCCCATCTCaggtatttttttttttttgttaagaaaaaattgtacACCTAAACTATACCACTATTTCTTAACAACCAACTACATGAACGGAGAAGAGCAAGTTGACAATTATGATGAGTTTGAAATTAACAATGAGCTTGACTTTGATATAGAGGAGGAGATTAGGAAAATCATGACATTGTCGCCCATGTCGACTCCCacttcaactttttcacCCACTGATTCTATTTCCACAGTCGCCACAGAGCCAGAAACTAAGGCCAACCTAGATACAATAAGCTATGTCAAGTCACTAATGATTGATAGCTCCAAACTTCTTGGGTTGTACTCGACGCTAAAGAACACGTACTTAAAGTTATGCAAAGAgtataattatttattgacaaagtttaatgataatgagaAAGCCAAGTTGCAATTGATTCAAGAAAATGAGGAATTGAAACAAGCTATGGCGGAGTTGTTACAGGATCGCAGCAgtaaaaagagaagaaagtCAAGAAAAGCATTGGCTTAG
- a CDS encoding uncharacterized protein (Ortholog of C. dubliniensis CD36 : Cd36_26300, Candida tenuis NRRL Y-1498 : cten_CGOB_00015, Debaryomyces hansenii CBS767 : DEHA2G16104g and Pichia stipitis Pignal : psti_CGOB_00212) encodes MDEPSQQQQVLMELSMILSTVKHINSNLVKLNEIASSADNAQIIRQHIKLLNELMRQLS; translated from the coding sequence ATGGATGAACCTTCCCAACAGCAACAAGTGCTCATGGAGCTAAGCATGATACTATCGACTGTCAAACATATAAATAGCAATTTGgtgaaattgaatgaaatcGCTTCGAGTGCAGACAACGCACAAATTATCAGACAACACATCAAACTATTGAATGAGTTAATGCGGCAATTGAGTTAA
- a CDS encoding uncharacterized protein (Ortholog of C. dubliniensis CD36 : Cd36_54140 and Candida albicans WO-1 : CAWG_04820) — MSSDLTGSTAISQQHQIGDNVLLHRKQIRQENSNFHPPTRRLTYPELRFGNEELDEIIYGEKKPKQSIWRRILNAILCRS; from the coding sequence ATGTCCTCTGATCTTACGGGATCTACAGCAATATCACAGCAACATCAGATAGGAGATAACGTGCTACTTCATCGGAAACAAATACGACAAGAGAATTCAAACTTTCACCCACCCACACGAAGACTAACATACCCCGAACTTCGATTTGGCAATGAAGAGTTGGACGAAATAATCTACGGGGAAAAGAAACCCAAACAAAGTATATGGAGAAGAATACTAAATGCTATATTATGTCGAAGTTGA